Proteins encoded together in one Mobula hypostoma chromosome 9, sMobHyp1.1, whole genome shotgun sequence window:
- the LOC134351565 gene encoding small integral membrane protein 30-like has protein sequence MASWWRLQLVLVLVTLLAAVPGAEALDGGDAVALLLGLALSTVGLCACLGWYARRRNGQL, from the coding sequence ATGGCTTCCTGGTGGAGATTGCAGTTGGTGTTGGTGCTGGTCACGTTGCTGGCGGCCGTCCCGGGAGCCGAGGCTCTGGACGGAGGGGACGCGGTGGCGCTGCTGCTGGGACTGGCGCTCAGCACGGTGGGGCTGTGCGCCTGCCTGGGCTGGTACGCCCGCAGGAGGAACGGGCAGCTGTGA
- the gpr85 gene encoding probable G protein-coupled receptor 85, with protein sequence MANYSHAGTGSSENLMQNVSPLATFFKLTSLGFIIGVGVLGNLLISFLLVKDKTLHRAPYYFLLDLCSSDIIRSAVCFPFVFLSVKNGSSWSYGTLSCKVIAFVGVLSCFHAVFMLFCVSVTRYIAIAHHRFYSKRLTFWTCLAIICMVWTLSVAMAFPPVFDVGTYTFIREEEQCIFEHRYFKVNDSLGFMLMFVVIVLATHIVYLKLIFFVYDRRKMKPVQLVPAVSQNWTFHGPGANGQAAANWIAGFGRGPTPPTLLGIRQNPQGQGMRRRLLVMDEFKTEKRIGRMFYLITFFFVALWCPYLVACYWRVFVKGPAVPRGYMTAAVWMTFAQAGVNPFICIFSNRELRRCFSTNILYCRKSRLPREPYCVI encoded by the coding sequence ATGGCGAACTACAGCCATGCGGGTACTGGGAGCAGCGAGAACCTAATGCAGAATGTATCTCCCCTGGCGACGTTCTTCAAGCTGACATCGCTGGGGTTCATCATTGGAGTCGGCGTGCTGGGcaacctcctcatctccttcctgcTGGTTAAAGACAAGACCCTACACCGGGCTCCTTACTACTTCTTGCTGGATCTCTGCTCATCTGATATCATCCGTTCGGCGGTGTGCTTCCCTTTTGTGTTCCTCTCAGTGAAAAACGGCTCCTCCTGGTCCTACGGGACCCTGAGCTGCAAAGTGATCGCCTTCGTCGGGGTCCTCTCCTGCTTCCACGCCGTCTTCATGCTCTTCTGCGTGAGTGTCACCCGCTACATCGCCATCGCCCACCACCGTTTCTACTCTAAGCGGCTGACTTTCTGGACCTGTTTGGCCATCATCTGTATGGTGTGGACCCTATCGGTGGCCATGGCTTTCCCTCCAGTCTTCGACGTGGGCACTTACACCTTCATCAGGGAGGAAGAGCAGTGCATCTTTGAGCACAGGTACTTCAAAGTCAACGACTCGTTGGGCTTTATGCTCATGTTCGTAGTCATCGTCCTGGCCACTCACATCGTGTATCTGAAGTTGATCTTCTTTGTGTATGACAGGCGCAAGATGAAGCCCGTCCAACTGGTGCCGGCAGTGAGCCAGAACTGGACTTTCCACGGCCCCGGGGCCAACGGACAAGCGGCTGCCAACTGGATCGCTGGCTTTGGCCGAGGCCCAACCCCACCCACCCTATTGGGAATCAGACAAAATCCTCAGGGCCAGGGCATGAGGAGGAGACTGCTAGTCATGGACGAGTTCAAAACGGAGAAAAGAATTGGCAGGATGTTCTACCTGATTACCTTTTTCTTCGTAGCTCTCTGGTGCCCATATCTAGTGGCTTGCTACTGGCGCGTCTTTGTGAAAGGCCCCGCTGTTCCACGTGGTTACATGACGGCTGCCGTCTGGATGACTTTTGCCCAAGCTGGAGTCAATCCGTTTATCTGCATCTTCTCCAACAGGGAGCTAAGACGTTGTTTCAGCACCAACATCCTTTACTGTCGAAAATCCAGATTACCAAGGGAACCTTACTGCGTTATATGA